The sequence GGGTCTGTCGAATGGATCGAGCAATAGTGCGGCGTCCCTGACCAACCTTCCGGGAAGCCACAACACGCTGGCGACCCCGAGCACCGTATCGCCGGCTGCTCAATAACAAGGATGACGGCGACGTCGTAGGGCCATCCAGGTCGACTTGCACTTCACTCAATCGAAATGCTTGCCTACCTCGTCGAGCACGACGTCGTTATCACTGGCACCCATATCCCAGCTAGCCGCGCAGCGAGAATATGCGAGGCTCATGTGTACGACATGCCGCCTGCCGCAAACGGCGATCGGTATCGCTCGGTCCACCTCGTTTAATCTCCGTCACGCGTCGAACCGACACGGCCGCCGTCTGTCTTAACTCAAAGACTGAGCATCATTTTCTGGCCCGTTGATCGGCTACCCTCCAAAGCAGCCACTCCACGGCGTAGGGATCATTTCATTGGTGATTGAAATGACAAAGAACTTGTCCGTCGTGCTGTACGTTGCGGTGATGATCGCCGCAGTCGTTGGCGTGGATGTACTGTTCTTCAAGGATCGATTCTGGGCACGGCTGATGGTGAACGTCGGCATTGTCCTGGTGTTCGCCGCTTTCTATCTGAGATTCTTTAAAAGCCCGTAAACAGCGCGTTGCGGCGCCGGCACGTTCTATCCAGTGCAAAAGGAATACCACCGCACTACTTGTTCAGCCCGCCCAAGCCCGATTACACTGCGCAGACCTTAACTCTTTCTGAAAAAGGAGGTAAATATGGTTCTGCTTGTGTACCCGATGATGTTGGTACATTGGTCCAGCACATTTGCCTGCTCTCACCTGCGTTCCATCGCGCTGCGATAACCTGGTCAGAGCAAAGCCCACTCCATCTAGTCGAGTTCTTTCTCGATTCCATTGTTGTCGCCAGCGCTCCTGTTGACAGGGACAAACACGTCCCGCAGAAACGAGAGCAAAAGCATGACAACCCTGATTTCCGCACTTTCCGTGCAATTGGAAAGCGGCCACGGCCCGCTATTCCACGACCTTTCCTTTACCGTAAAACCAGGCGACCGCATTGGTCTATTGGGCCATAACGGCTGCGGCAAAAGCAGCTTGCTCGGCGTATTGGCCGGCAGCCGTGAGCCGAGTGCCGGGAGCGTGCAATATGCCGGACAGTGCCGCCTGCAACACGTCGAGCAACATCTGCCGTCACGGCTGGCTAACCTGACGGCGCGCGAGGCGCTTCTGGAGGCGATAGACAAACAGCCGGAACAACATTGGCGAGTCGACAGTCTGCTGAACGAACTGGCATTACCTGAAGCCGCCGATACCCCGGTGGCCAGCCTGAGCGGCGGTCAGCATACGCGCCTGCTGCTGGGGCGAGCCGTGTTGCAAGAGCCTAATCTGCTGTTACTGGACGAACCCAGCAACCATCTGGACCTGCCGTCGCTGCTGTGGCTGGAGGATTTTCTGGGACGTTGGCAGGGCGGTTTCATTCTCGTGTCGCATGATCCGCGGCTGTTGGATACGGTCAGTGACAAGAGCTGGATCCTGCGCGATCGGCAGTTGTACAGTTTCGATTTGCCGTGCAGCCAGGCATTAATCGCATTGGCCGAAGCCGACGCAGCTGCGCAGTCGCGCCATGCCGGCGAGCAAAAGGAAATCGACCGGTTGACCGCCAGCAGCAAACGCGTCGCTATCTGGGGGCGCGAGCATGACAATGAAAAGCTGTTGCGTCAGGCCAGGAACATCCAGCGGCGCGCCGATAAGCTGAAAGACGATCAGACCTTCGTCAGTCGTGGCAGTCCGTGGTGCCTGACATTACAGGGGAGGCCGCTGGCCGCCGACAGTCTGCAGGCATTCGAAGGCCTGCAGGTACGCGCGCAGTCCGACCAGCCCGTGTTGTTCGAGCTGGACGCGCTGTGGTTGCGGCCGGGTGACAAGGTCGCGCTTCTGGGCAGCAATGGCGCGGGCAAGTCTTCGCTATTGCGTCAGTGCTGGAGCGACGTGCAGGCAGGCGAGACACGGGCCGGCTGGCGCTATCATCCTGCGGCGCGTATCGCTTACTACGATCAGTCGCTGCGTCAACTGGCCGACGAAGCGACGCTAGCCGACGCCCTCTACAAGTTCGCGCCGGTTGGCGACAGGGAGCGACGGCAGGCCCTGATCTCGGCGGGGTTTGCTTATTCGCGACACGGCCAGAAGGTGGCCACGCTCAGCGGCGGTGAGCGCGCGCGGTTGCTGTTCCTGGCGCTGTCCATGGCGAGCTATCACTTGTTATGGCTCGATGAACCGACCAATCACCTGGATCTGGACGGCAAACGTGAACTCGCGGCAGCGCTAGCTGCGTTCGCCGGTGGCTTTCTGCTGGTTTCGCACGATCGGGAACTGATCGAAAGCAGTTGCAACCGTTTCTGGGTAATCAGTAATGGTTGGGTTCAGGAATGGCCGGATGCCGCAAGTGCCTATCAGCGCCTGTTCGCCACTGGTGACAAGGTGCGATCCGTAGCTGCTCCGGCTGCACTGCCCGATCTGGTTGCGCAGTCCGCTTTCGCTAGTGACGAGGCTGAAGTGCAGTGGCAGCGCTGGTGCCAATTGGAAGCGTGGCTAGAGATGGACCGGGCGCGTAAACCGAAGCATCAAAAGTCTCATTTGCAGCAGGAGTGGCAGCAGGAGATGCGGCGATTGGAGGAATCGTTGGGCCTGTAAAACCTGAGTGAAAAATCCCCTCGGAACCCGTCTGGTGAATGGCGCAATTTCTGTCGATACCAGAAGGGTTCTTTCAGGGGCCAGCGGCCAGGTTGGCGGTCCAACTGTTCTCCCCCGAATTCGTCCAGTCGGCATCATTCGGCCACGATTCATTTGCTACACTGAATCAGCCAACCCACCTGTTGTTCAGGGCTTGGTTCGACCCTGACGGTGGCTACCTGACGATGAATCCACGTTGCCCGTTTTGACGGCTTCAACGCGTGAGTCCTTCATCGCGGG is a genomic window of Paraburkholderia bryophila containing:
- a CDS encoding ABC-F family ATP-binding cassette domain-containing protein — its product is MTTLISALSVQLESGHGPLFHDLSFTVKPGDRIGLLGHNGCGKSSLLGVLAGSREPSAGSVQYAGQCRLQHVEQHLPSRLANLTAREALLEAIDKQPEQHWRVDSLLNELALPEAADTPVASLSGGQHTRLLLGRAVLQEPNLLLLDEPSNHLDLPSLLWLEDFLGRWQGGFILVSHDPRLLDTVSDKSWILRDRQLYSFDLPCSQALIALAEADAAAQSRHAGEQKEIDRLTASSKRVAIWGREHDNEKLLRQARNIQRRADKLKDDQTFVSRGSPWCLTLQGRPLAADSLQAFEGLQVRAQSDQPVLFELDALWLRPGDKVALLGSNGAGKSSLLRQCWSDVQAGETRAGWRYHPAARIAYYDQSLRQLADEATLADALYKFAPVGDRERRQALISAGFAYSRHGQKVATLSGGERARLLFLALSMASYHLLWLDEPTNHLDLDGKRELAAALAAFAGGFLLVSHDRELIESSCNRFWVISNGWVQEWPDAASAYQRLFATGDKVRSVAAPAALPDLVAQSAFASDEAEVQWQRWCQLEAWLEMDRARKPKHQKSHLQQEWQQEMRRLEESLGL